A window of Glycine soja cultivar W05 chromosome 13, ASM419377v2, whole genome shotgun sequence genomic DNA:
CACTTAGGGTGACTTACTAAATAACTACTACCATAAAATTCAGAACAATTTCAAAATACTCCAAGCTAGAATTACCAGCAGAGTTACTAAATACAGCAATATAATGACCAAACTCCAATTTACAACACTCCAATGAAGACTCAAGTGGAGGCCAGGGCTTCAAAGAGTAAGGTGCTGTAATAATATTATCCTTGTCAAAGACTACACCCTTAAATCCCTTTTGACGCAGCTCAGTCCAATCAACGTACCTTATATCAGGAACAGAAATATGGGGCATTGCCAATTTCGGGTCTTTTAAGATCACCATAGTTGAACATAGAATGCCCTCCAAGTTTATTCTTTGGCCAAGTGCTGCTTTCACATCTACCCACAACATGTTTGAAAGTAACCTGGATTCTTTATTTTCCTTGAATTTTCTTTGTTCGTCGACTTGATGTTGACAGTGGTTTCTGGTTCTTGGATTTTGATTATTGGTGTCTTCTGTGTCACTGTCAGGGAAGAACTGtagaaataataaatgtttgtgGTTCTGATTTAAATTGGAAGTGTATCTAGCCCTGTTATTGGTTTCTTGCCCTTTGCTGCAATTGTGGGTCTGAGGAAGACTTAGGCCATAGAAGTTTCGAAGGGGAATTTGGCTATCTGCATTGGC
This region includes:
- the LOC114381185 gene encoding uncharacterized protein LOC114381185, whose protein sequence is STTLQNAAAPKKHNNPKSFLTLSSTLCSSSFPIHLSFITPFHSQIPLRNFYGLSLPQTHNCSKGQETNNRARYTSNLNQNHKHLLFLQFFPDSDTEDTNNQNPRTRNHCQHQVDEQRKFKENKESRLLSNMLWVDVKAALGQRINLEGILCSTMVILKDPKLAMPHISVPDIRYVDWTELRQKGFKGVVFDKDNIITAPYSLKPWPPLESSLECCKLEFGHYIAVFSNSAGLHEYDHDSSKARMLEDAIGIKVIKHRVKKPAGTAEEIEKHFGCVASQLIMVGDRAFTDIVYGNRNGFLTILTEPLSLADEPFIVKQVRKLETSFVSFWSRRGLEPLGQKLLLDPKPCAKEPYP